A window of the Bradyrhizobium diazoefficiens genome harbors these coding sequences:
- a CDS encoding IS630 family transposase — MAGWRQAVELAMTDEEIERLTAVSRSRTEPASRVSRAAMLLAYRENPSFFAVGQGLGAHHQTVQRCVERAMADGALAALDDRPRPGKEPVITPEAKAWLVSLACDKAKDHGYPHEMWTTRLLARHAREHGPRAGHACLARLVQGTVCKILGKEEIKPHKVRYYLENRDAEFEQKMAEVLCIYREVQILKKAAAKSKKSGKPVTIVSYDEKPGIQAIATTAPDLPPVPGVYPAFARDHEYKRHGTLSLLAGIDLLTGKVHALVKDRHRSREFIEFLKLLDAAYPARTAIKLILDIHSAHISKETRAWLETRPAGRFEFTFTPKHGSWLNLIEGFFSKFARSVLRHIRVTSKHELKERIISGIDDVNRHPVVHTWSYKLAEAA; from the coding sequence ATGGCAGGATGGCGGCAAGCGGTCGAGTTGGCGATGACCGATGAGGAGATTGAAAGGTTGACGGCTGTTTCGCGGTCGAGGACCGAACCGGCGAGCCGGGTGTCGCGGGCCGCGATGCTGCTTGCCTACCGTGAGAACCCGTCGTTCTTTGCGGTGGGACAAGGACTTGGCGCTCATCATCAGACGGTCCAGCGCTGCGTCGAGCGGGCGATGGCTGATGGTGCATTGGCGGCGCTCGACGACCGCCCGCGACCGGGCAAGGAGCCGGTGATCACGCCGGAGGCCAAGGCTTGGCTGGTGTCTTTGGCGTGCGACAAGGCCAAGGACCATGGCTATCCGCATGAGATGTGGACGACGCGACTGCTGGCACGCCATGCGCGCGAGCACGGCCCGCGGGCCGGGCATGCGTGTTTGGCCAGATTGGTCCAGGGCACGGTGTGCAAGATACTCGGCAAAGAGGAAATCAAGCCACACAAGGTGCGTTACTATCTTGAAAACCGCGACGCCGAGTTCGAGCAGAAGATGGCGGAGGTGCTGTGCATCTATCGCGAGGTCCAGATTTTGAAAAAGGCCGCTGCCAAGTCGAAGAAATCGGGCAAGCCGGTGACGATCGTCTCCTACGACGAAAAGCCGGGGATCCAGGCCATTGCGACAACGGCGCCGGATCTGCCGCCCGTGCCAGGCGTCTATCCGGCCTTTGCGCGGGATCATGAGTACAAACGCCATGGCACGCTCAGCTTGTTGGCCGGGATCGATTTGCTGACCGGGAAGGTCCACGCCCTCGTGAAGGACCGCCACCGCAGCCGAGAGTTCATCGAATTCCTCAAGCTTCTCGATGCCGCCTATCCGGCCAGGACCGCGATCAAGTTGATCTTGGACATTCATTCGGCACACATCTCGAAAGAAACCAGGGCCTGGCTCGAGACACGACCGGCAGGCCGCTTCGAATTTACGTTCACGCCCAAGCACGGCTCCTGGCTCAACCTCATCGAAGGCTTCTTCTCCAAGTTCGCCCGTTCGGTCCTGCGTCACATCCGGGTGACCTCCAAGCACGAGCTTAAGGAGCGCATCATCTCGGGAATTGACGACGTCAATCGCCATCCTGTCGTCCACACCTGGTCCTACAAACTCGCCGAGGCCGCTTGA
- a CDS encoding ABC-F family ATP-binding cassette domain-containing protein, with product MIRLDNVSKQAGHQILFIEASAALNKGEKIGLVGPNGAGKTTLFRMIAGEELPDEGQVSTDRGITIGYFNQDVGEMSGRSAVAEVMNGAGPVSEVAAELRQLEADMADPDKADQMDEIIARYGEVQHAFEELDGYALDGRAREALSGLGFSQEMMDGDVGKLSGGWKMRVALARILLMRPDVMLLDEPSNHLDLESLIWLEKFLHDYEGTLLMTSHDREFINRVISKVVEIDSGSLTTYTGNYEFYEQQRALNEKQQQAQFERQQAMLAKEIKFIERFKARASHAAQVQSRVKKLDKIERVEPPRRRQTVAFDFLPAPRSGEDVVALKKVFKGYGAKRIYDGLDFMIRRRERWCVMGVNGAGKSTLLKLVAGASEPDEGTVALGGSVKMGYFAQHAMDLLDGERTVFQSLEDQFPTAGQGSLRALAGCFGFSGDDVEKRCRVLSGGEKARLVMAKMLFDPPNFLVLDEPTNHLDLATKEMLITALSDFEGTMLFVSHDRHFLATLSNRVLELTPEGIHQYGGGYTEYVARTGQEAPGLRS from the coding sequence ATGATCCGCCTCGACAACGTCAGCAAGCAAGCCGGCCACCAGATCCTGTTCATCGAAGCCTCCGCCGCCCTCAACAAGGGCGAGAAGATCGGCCTCGTCGGCCCCAACGGCGCCGGAAAGACCACCCTGTTCCGGATGATCGCCGGCGAGGAGCTGCCCGACGAAGGGCAGGTCTCGACCGATCGCGGCATCACCATCGGCTATTTCAACCAGGACGTCGGCGAGATGTCTGGCCGCAGCGCCGTGGCCGAGGTGATGAACGGTGCGGGTCCGGTCAGCGAGGTCGCGGCTGAATTGCGCCAGCTCGAGGCCGACATGGCCGACCCTGACAAGGCCGACCAGATGGACGAGATCATCGCCCGCTACGGCGAGGTGCAGCACGCCTTCGAGGAGCTCGACGGTTACGCGCTCGACGGCCGTGCGCGCGAAGCCCTGTCGGGCCTCGGCTTCAGCCAGGAAATGATGGACGGCGACGTCGGCAAACTCTCCGGCGGCTGGAAGATGCGCGTGGCGCTGGCCCGCATTCTGCTGATGCGCCCCGACGTCATGCTGCTCGACGAGCCGAGCAACCATCTTGATCTGGAAAGCCTGATCTGGCTCGAGAAGTTCTTGCACGATTACGAAGGCACGCTGCTGATGACCTCGCATGACCGCGAGTTCATCAACCGCGTGATCTCCAAAGTCGTCGAGATCGATTCCGGCTCGTTGACGACCTACACCGGCAATTACGAATTCTACGAGCAGCAGCGTGCGCTGAACGAGAAACAGCAGCAGGCGCAGTTCGAGCGCCAGCAGGCGATGCTCGCCAAGGAGATCAAGTTCATCGAGCGCTTCAAGGCCCGCGCCTCTCATGCCGCTCAAGTGCAGAGTCGCGTCAAGAAGCTCGACAAGATCGAACGGGTCGAGCCGCCGCGCCGCCGCCAGACGGTGGCGTTCGACTTCCTGCCGGCGCCGCGCTCCGGCGAGGACGTCGTCGCCTTGAAGAAGGTATTCAAGGGCTATGGCGCCAAGCGGATCTATGACGGACTGGATTTCATGATCCGCCGCCGGGAGCGCTGGTGCGTGATGGGCGTCAATGGCGCCGGCAAGTCGACGCTGCTCAAGCTCGTCGCCGGCGCGAGCGAGCCGGACGAGGGCACCGTGGCGCTCGGCGGCAGCGTCAAGATGGGCTATTTCGCCCAGCACGCGATGGATCTGCTCGATGGCGAGCGCACCGTGTTTCAGTCGCTGGAAGACCAGTTTCCGACCGCGGGGCAGGGCTCCTTGCGCGCGCTCGCCGGCTGCTTCGGCTTCTCCGGCGACGACGTCGAGAAGCGTTGCCGCGTGCTGTCAGGCGGCGAGAAGGCGCGGCTGGTGATGGCCAAAATGCTGTTCGATCCGCCGAACTTTCTGGTGCTGGACGAGCCGACCAACCATCTCGACCTCGCCACCAAGGAAATGCTGATCACCGCATTGTCGGATTTTGAGGGCACCATGCTGTTCGTCTCGCATGATCGCCACTTCCTGGCGACCTTGTCGAACCGCGTGCTCGAGCTGACGCCGGAAGGCATCCACCAGTACGGCGGCGGCTACACGGAATACGTTGCGCGCACCGGGCAGGAAGCGCCGGGGTTGCGGTCGTAG
- a CDS encoding alkaline phosphatase family protein, which produces MDKKSLLSLISSLSLAASLAGTVVPAYADEDGNGRDRGSDNTHDQDHGRHHGHRSPPVVLISLDGAKPDFIRQFIQEGVLPRDGGLARLSRHGAIAVQNITASPSLTAVSHIEIATGSTAVHNDIPSNTFQAIVGPSTSSLSGFAAPIGGYRESPLGPTPRPTALPLWVQLRQQGKKVVTATWPGGDGADISINGTVVQPAQPIRVTDYTVPFGAFGGLGAQGFSLTQTDFAPDPAVATALQAAGRFSFSPVLATANPIESFSCASASTATCTSAATLDLKYTIRVAALDTTNDNKVNYDTLVFFDATRGITAGPFAPPATGPAYVKFGGENAPFFFDGSGAKVGAAYFVSQLAPDLSVVRFARYGANFIPRNAPVLADVDDINNSIGFWRPQADFRIPERLSPGFTNFPDVEIEAMYEDMVKTFVRYQAEIGERAIQNHPDADLVMVYIEQPDGSEHQFLLTDPRQGTNPKDPNSIGAGQDPAKVARYASYIRFAYQTADKAVKRIADAAGPDSNVIVVSDHGFAPFHTSVSMTNILKNAGIDTTKVAIRTSGPAANIYINLQQREQGGTVDPATYQALLAQITAAVQNTVDPNPKFNGSLENGKIFTVVETRPAQCEAGLGQCTSKTIGQDFGDVFALMAPGYNFDGIQNPGVARLGDAPFNVATTALSMPNFYGAHGHDPKLPVMSATFIASGPGIRDNTTIRRMRNLDVAPTIMQILGVRPHGVDGEVLNEILR; this is translated from the coding sequence GTGGATAAGAAAAGCCTTCTCTCCCTGATATCGTCGCTCTCGCTCGCGGCATCGCTGGCCGGCACTGTCGTGCCTGCGTACGCCGATGAGGACGGCAACGGCCGTGACCGCGGTTCCGACAACACGCACGACCAGGATCACGGCAGGCATCACGGACATCGCTCACCGCCGGTGGTTCTCATCTCGCTCGACGGCGCAAAGCCCGACTTCATCCGGCAATTTATCCAGGAAGGCGTGCTGCCGCGCGACGGCGGCCTGGCGCGGCTGAGCCGCCACGGCGCGATTGCCGTGCAGAACATCACAGCCTCGCCGTCGCTCACCGCGGTGTCGCATATCGAAATCGCCACCGGCTCGACCGCGGTCCACAACGACATCCCCTCCAACACCTTCCAGGCGATCGTCGGGCCGAGCACCTCGAGCCTCAGCGGCTTCGCCGCGCCGATCGGCGGCTATCGCGAGAGCCCGCTCGGGCCGACGCCGCGGCCGACGGCCTTGCCGTTGTGGGTGCAATTGCGCCAACAGGGCAAGAAAGTCGTCACCGCGACCTGGCCGGGCGGCGACGGCGCCGACATCTCGATCAACGGCACCGTGGTGCAACCGGCCCAGCCGATCCGCGTCACCGACTACACCGTGCCGTTCGGCGCATTCGGCGGCCTCGGCGCCCAGGGCTTTTCGCTCACCCAGACCGACTTCGCCCCGGATCCGGCCGTGGCCACGGCGCTACAGGCAGCCGGCCGCTTCTCGTTCAGCCCGGTGCTGGCGACGGCGAACCCGATCGAGAGCTTCTCATGTGCATCGGCCTCGACCGCGACCTGCACCAGCGCGGCGACGCTCGACCTCAAATATACGATCCGGGTGGCCGCACTCGACACCACCAACGACAACAAGGTGAACTACGACACGCTGGTGTTCTTCGACGCCACGCGCGGCATCACGGCAGGACCGTTCGCGCCGCCGGCGACGGGACCGGCCTACGTCAAATTCGGCGGCGAGAATGCGCCGTTCTTCTTCGACGGCAGCGGCGCCAAGGTCGGTGCGGCCTATTTCGTCTCGCAGCTCGCGCCTGATCTGTCAGTGGTGCGCTTCGCCCGCTACGGCGCGAACTTCATTCCGCGCAACGCGCCGGTGCTGGCCGATGTCGACGACATCAACAACAGCATCGGGTTCTGGCGTCCGCAGGCCGATTTCCGCATTCCGGAGCGGCTGAGCCCGGGCTTCACCAATTTCCCCGACGTCGAGATCGAGGCGATGTACGAGGACATGGTCAAGACCTTCGTGCGCTACCAGGCCGAGATCGGCGAGCGCGCGATCCAGAACCATCCGGACGCCGACCTCGTGATGGTCTATATCGAGCAGCCCGACGGCTCCGAGCATCAGTTCCTGCTCACCGATCCTCGCCAGGGCACCAACCCGAAGGACCCGAACTCGATCGGCGCTGGCCAGGATCCCGCAAAGGTCGCCCGCTACGCCTCCTATATCCGTTTCGCCTATCAGACCGCGGACAAGGCGGTGAAGCGGATCGCTGATGCGGCAGGTCCGGACAGCAACGTCATCGTCGTGTCCGACCACGGCTTTGCGCCGTTCCACACCTCGGTCAGCATGACCAACATCCTGAAGAATGCCGGCATCGACACCACCAAGGTGGCGATCCGCACCTCGGGTCCCGCGGCCAACATCTACATCAATCTCCAGCAGCGCGAGCAAGGCGGCACCGTCGATCCCGCAACCTACCAGGCACTGCTGGCGCAGATCACCGCCGCCGTGCAGAATACGGTCGACCCGAACCCGAAATTCAACGGCTCGCTCGAGAACGGGAAGATCTTCACGGTGGTCGAGACTCGTCCGGCCCAATGCGAAGCAGGGCTTGGGCAGTGCACCAGCAAAACCATCGGCCAGGATTTTGGCGATGTGTTCGCGCTGATGGCCCCGGGCTACAATTTCGACGGCATCCAAAACCCCGGCGTCGCCCGCCTCGGCGATGCGCCGTTCAACGTGGCTACGACCGCATTGTCGATGCCCAACTTCTACGGTGCCCACGGCCACGATCCCAAGCTGCCGGTGATGAGTGCGACCTTCATCGCCTCCGGCCCCGGGATCCGCGACAACACCACGATCCGCCGCATGCGCAATCTCGACGTGGCCCCGACCATCATGCAGATCCTGGGCGTCCGGCCGCACGGGGTCGATGGCGAAGTACTGAACGAGATCTTGCGGTAG
- a CDS encoding MBL fold metallo-hydrolase — protein sequence MKQLRVGDITIDAVIEREGPWRRPQDFFPAYDDGVFRHHLPTMEPEVFDAARGMMVITYQTFVVRTPRYTILVDTCTGEDKGHPPPFDFPGKERWRNELFALDIGFEQIDYVFCTHLHIDHTGWNTTLRHGRWVPTFPNAKYVFHKGEYAAWEAENARGNNPPGTVFRDNCLPIVEAGQALLVDDDYALDDTVTLTLTPGHSPCHCCVNIFSKGQRAVVAGDLMHHQIQCREPDWSAKPDWDAKQSAVSRRKFFASVADTDTLILPIHFPAPTVGLIKPLGAAFDYRFRRE from the coding sequence GTGAAGCAGCTGAGGGTCGGCGACATCACCATCGATGCGGTGATCGAGCGGGAAGGGCCGTGGCGGCGGCCGCAAGATTTTTTCCCGGCGTATGACGACGGCGTGTTCAGGCACCATCTGCCGACGATGGAGCCGGAGGTGTTCGACGCCGCGCGCGGCATGATGGTTATCACCTATCAGACGTTTGTCGTGCGCACGCCGCGTTACACCATTCTGGTTGACACCTGCACCGGCGAGGACAAGGGCCATCCGCCGCCGTTCGATTTTCCCGGCAAGGAGCGCTGGCGCAACGAACTGTTCGCGCTGGATATCGGCTTCGAGCAGATCGACTACGTCTTCTGTACGCATCTGCACATCGACCATACCGGCTGGAACACCACCTTGCGCCACGGCCGCTGGGTGCCGACATTTCCGAACGCGAAATACGTCTTTCACAAAGGCGAGTACGCGGCCTGGGAAGCCGAGAATGCCAGGGGTAACAACCCGCCCGGCACGGTGTTTCGCGACAATTGCCTGCCGATCGTCGAGGCGGGGCAGGCGCTGCTGGTCGACGACGACTATGCGCTGGACGATACCGTGACGTTGACGCTGACGCCGGGGCATTCGCCCTGCCATTGCTGCGTGAACATCTTCTCGAAGGGGCAGCGCGCGGTGGTCGCCGGCGACCTCATGCATCACCAGATCCAGTGTCGCGAGCCGGACTGGTCGGCGAAGCCCGATTGGGATGCAAAACAGTCGGCGGTGTCGCGGCGGAAGTTCTTCGCTTCCGTCGCCGACACCGACACGCTGATCCTGCCGATTCATTTTCCGGCGCCGACCGTCGGCCTGATCAAGCCGCTCGGCGCCGCGTTCGACTACCGCTTTAGGCGGGAGTAG
- a CDS encoding nitroreductase: MEFEALVQSRRSVRGFKQQPVPRAVVEAIIDSAKRAPSSMNTQPWHVHVLTGSPLGELRCRNMEEMVGGAKVRRDIISHGEYQGVHRTRQVDIAKKLFSAMGIARDDKPMRQDWVLRGFRQFDAPVSLVLTYDRVLDPGAVCHFDLGALCYGIVLAAWDHGLGSVINGQGIMRSDIVREVAQIPEDEVIMTCVAIGYPDDNFAANAVRSDREGNDAFVRYVGFAD; the protein is encoded by the coding sequence GTGGAATTCGAAGCGCTGGTCCAGTCGCGCCGCAGCGTGCGCGGTTTCAAGCAGCAGCCGGTGCCGCGCGCCGTGGTCGAGGCGATCATCGACAGCGCCAAGCGCGCACCGTCGTCGATGAACACCCAGCCCTGGCATGTTCATGTGCTGACAGGCAGCCCGCTGGGAGAGCTGCGCTGCCGCAACATGGAGGAGATGGTCGGCGGCGCCAAGGTCAGGCGCGACATTATCAGCCATGGCGAGTACCAGGGCGTGCATCGCACCCGCCAGGTCGACATCGCCAAGAAGCTGTTCAGCGCGATGGGGATTGCGCGCGACGACAAGCCGATGCGGCAGGACTGGGTGCTGCGCGGCTTCCGCCAGTTCGACGCGCCGGTTTCGCTGGTGCTGACCTATGACCGCGTGCTCGATCCCGGCGCCGTTTGCCATTTCGATCTCGGCGCACTCTGCTACGGCATCGTGCTGGCAGCCTGGGACCACGGGCTCGGCTCGGTGATCAACGGGCAGGGCATCATGCGCTCCGACATCGTGCGCGAGGTCGCACAGATTCCCGAGGACGAGGTCATCATGACCTGCGTCGCGATTGGCTATCCCGACGACAACTTTGCCGCGAACGCCGTGCGTTCGGATCGCGAGGGCAATGACGCGTTCGTCCGCTACGTCGGTTTTGCCGACTGA
- a CDS encoding type II asparaginase, with the protein MWQLRVRNQIMATVSLLFALLISFDVANARGPGLPNVMVLATGGTIAGTGASSTTVVGYTAATVGIETLLNAVPELKTVANVKGEQVFQIASENMNNDYWLKLAKRVNTLLAQDDVDGIVITHGTDTIEETSYFLDLVVKSRKPVVIVGAMRPSTAISADGPINLFNAVILAGSEEAVGKGVLVALNDQINAAREVTKNNTSTADTFRTPELGFLGYMQGNKPYFYRQSTRRHTADSEFDVSNLDTLPQVDIVYGYANMNRVAVDAFVAAGAKGIVHAGVGDGSLARPAVEPALDEAHKKGVAIVRSSRVGNGIVARNGEAKDDEHDFIVSDTLNPQKARILLMLALTKTTDSKEIQRMFYTY; encoded by the coding sequence ATGTGGCAACTTCGAGTGCGTAACCAGATCATGGCGACAGTGAGCTTGCTCTTTGCGCTGCTCATCAGTTTTGACGTCGCGAATGCAAGGGGCCCCGGTCTGCCCAACGTCATGGTTCTCGCGACCGGTGGCACGATCGCCGGCACCGGGGCGAGCAGCACGACCGTGGTCGGTTATACAGCAGCGACGGTGGGCATCGAGACCCTCCTGAACGCCGTCCCCGAACTGAAGACGGTGGCCAACGTCAAAGGCGAGCAGGTTTTCCAGATCGCCAGCGAGAACATGAACAATGACTACTGGCTGAAGCTTGCCAAGCGCGTCAACACGCTCCTCGCGCAGGACGACGTCGACGGGATCGTGATCACGCACGGCACCGATACGATCGAGGAAACCAGCTATTTCCTGGACCTGGTGGTCAAGAGCCGGAAGCCTGTCGTCATCGTCGGCGCGATGCGGCCATCGACCGCGATCAGCGCGGACGGCCCGATCAACCTCTTCAATGCCGTGATCCTCGCAGGCAGTGAAGAAGCCGTCGGCAAGGGCGTGCTCGTCGCTCTCAACGATCAGATCAACGCTGCGCGCGAGGTCACCAAGAACAACACCTCGACGGCTGACACCTTCCGCACGCCCGAACTCGGCTTTCTCGGCTACATGCAGGGCAACAAGCCGTACTTCTATCGCCAATCGACGCGCCGGCACACCGCGGACTCCGAATTCGACGTCTCTAACCTCGATACCCTGCCGCAAGTCGATATCGTCTACGGCTACGCCAACATGAACCGGGTCGCGGTCGACGCTTTTGTCGCCGCCGGCGCCAAGGGGATCGTGCATGCCGGCGTGGGCGATGGCAGTCTGGCCCGGCCCGCGGTCGAGCCGGCTCTCGACGAGGCCCACAAGAAGGGTGTCGCGATCGTTCGCAGCAGCCGTGTCGGCAACGGTATCGTCGCGCGCAATGGCGAAGCCAAGGACGACGAACACGACTTCATCGTCTCGGATACGCTCAATCCGCAAAAGGCGCGCATCTTGCTGATGCTGGCGCTGACCAAGACGACCGACAGCAAGGAGATCCAGCGGATGTTCTACACTTACTAG
- a CDS encoding PilZ domain-containing protein: MRFDGRKALRVRMDHKQAVNLMGSDGTWRRSCVLLDVSQTGAKIEVEGTLDVLQAKEFFMLLSSTGLAYRRCELVWIDGTMAGVHFINAGSKRKSASAKVGAAQTK; this comes from the coding sequence ATGAGGTTCGACGGTCGCAAGGCGCTACGCGTACGGATGGATCACAAGCAGGCTGTCAATCTGATGGGCTCGGACGGCACCTGGCGGCGCAGCTGCGTGCTGCTCGACGTGTCGCAGACCGGCGCCAAGATCGAGGTCGAAGGCACGCTCGACGTCCTCCAGGCCAAGGAGTTCTTCATGCTGCTGTCGTCGACAGGCCTCGCCTACCGGCGCTGCGAGCTGGTCTGGATCGACGGCACCATGGCCGGCGTGCACTTCATCAACGCGGGCAGCAAGAGGAAATCGGCGAGCGCGAAGGTGGGCGCCGCGCAGACCAAGTAG
- a CDS encoding DUF2336 domain-containing protein, translating into MMANSPADILVELEQAVATCPPDRCGRILSGIVQLLTGSGDRSQELLSGVVDGVLLRLTERVEVRALTQLSATLAALTMAPPETLRRLASHDDPDVACPVLLKSQALSAADLAVIAASCGEPQQRAIATRNCVEPDVTEALIKRGGSICLELIKNPGTKFSEAAYAALITRAEQDDEIAKALALRPGTPDLVVRRLLSASPGKTAAAKPSASSVPSAQAAAPTPPKPPSSTDYASARPEIVALNRIGKLNDSTVNRFAIRGETANLFTALSVLSGAPIEIVEHVMTDDDCEGLVMACRASRLNWATTLAILCNRSGTRLSFAERERAQHIFETLLLSTSQWTVRWGEIAAGANTSDQGNRGAKMGVSR; encoded by the coding sequence ATGATGGCAAATTCGCCTGCTGATATTCTGGTCGAGCTCGAACAGGCGGTCGCAACGTGTCCGCCTGACCGTTGCGGTCGCATCCTCTCCGGTATTGTGCAGTTGCTCACGGGCAGCGGCGACCGATCTCAGGAATTGCTCTCGGGTGTCGTCGATGGCGTTTTGCTGCGCCTGACGGAACGGGTCGAAGTCCGCGCACTGACCCAGCTCAGCGCCACACTTGCCGCCCTTACGATGGCTCCCCCCGAGACATTGCGGCGTCTCGCCTCCCACGACGATCCCGACGTGGCGTGTCCCGTCCTACTCAAATCGCAGGCACTCTCCGCAGCCGACCTTGCGGTGATCGCGGCTTCATGCGGCGAGCCGCAGCAACGCGCGATCGCCACCCGCAACTGCGTCGAGCCTGATGTGACCGAGGCGCTGATCAAGCGTGGTGGCTCGATCTGTCTTGAGTTGATCAAGAACCCAGGAACCAAATTTTCCGAGGCGGCTTATGCCGCGCTGATCACCAGGGCGGAGCAAGACGACGAGATTGCGAAGGCACTGGCGCTCCGACCCGGCACACCCGACCTGGTCGTGCGGAGATTGCTCTCGGCCTCACCCGGCAAGACAGCCGCGGCCAAGCCCAGCGCGTCCTCCGTTCCTTCCGCACAGGCCGCGGCGCCGACTCCGCCAAAGCCGCCCTCCTCGACCGACTATGCGAGCGCAAGGCCGGAGATCGTCGCGCTCAACCGCATCGGCAAGCTCAACGATTCCACGGTGAACCGCTTCGCGATCCGCGGCGAGACGGCCAATCTGTTCACGGCGCTGTCGGTGCTGTCCGGGGCTCCGATCGAGATCGTCGAGCACGTCATGACCGACGACGATTGCGAGGGCCTGGTCATGGCCTGCCGGGCGTCGCGCCTGAACTGGGCGACCACGCTCGCGATCCTGTGCAATCGCAGCGGTACGCGGCTCTCCTTCGCCGAACGCGAACGCGCGCAACACATCTTCGAGACGCTTCTTTTGTCGACCAGCCAATGGACGGTGCGCTGGGGGGAAATCGCAGCAGGCGCCAACACAAGCGATCAGGGAAATCGCGGCGCGAAAATGGGGGTTAGCCGATGA
- a CDS encoding alpha/beta hydrolase → MPAPLDPVIAQIIPLLPLRDPMTMTPQSARDSLRALAASRAAVPPPSVDTVQDIKVKGGAGPLDARVYRVGSAPAPSVVFFHGGGWVAGDLETHDRQARNLAIETGAVVVSVDYRRPPETRFPGAFEDAFTAARDVFNRVAEFGGDAKRLGVAGDSAGGNLAAATAIACRDAGIKLAAQLLVYPVTDVVGGYADARENARFPSRAENAEGYFLSRAVMEWFAGHYLADAGHATDWRVSPLRAASLAGLAPAVVTTAWFDPLRDEGAAYARALEAAGVRVKHHEGAGLIHGYFGLGDASEVARAEAQRARADFKALLTHGV, encoded by the coding sequence ATGCCCGCACCGCTCGATCCCGTCATCGCCCAGATCATTCCGCTGCTGCCGCTGCGCGATCCCATGACGATGACGCCACAGAGCGCCCGCGATTCCTTGCGCGCACTGGCTGCCTCGCGCGCGGCCGTGCCGCCGCCGTCCGTCGATACTGTGCAGGATATCAAGGTGAAGGGGGGCGCGGGCCCGCTCGATGCGCGCGTCTATCGCGTTGGCAGCGCGCCCGCGCCCAGTGTTGTGTTCTTTCACGGCGGCGGCTGGGTCGCGGGCGACCTCGAGACCCACGACCGGCAGGCGCGCAATCTTGCGATCGAGACCGGCGCGGTGGTGGTCTCCGTCGACTATCGCCGCCCGCCGGAAACACGTTTTCCCGGCGCCTTCGAGGACGCCTTCACGGCTGCGAGAGACGTGTTCAACCGCGTCGCGGAATTTGGCGGTGATGCAAAGCGTCTTGGTGTTGCCGGTGACAGCGCCGGCGGCAATCTCGCCGCCGCGACCGCGATCGCCTGCCGCGATGCCGGCATCAAGCTCGCCGCCCAGCTCCTGGTCTATCCCGTGACCGACGTCGTGGGCGGCTATGCCGACGCGCGCGAGAACGCGCGCTTTCCATCGCGCGCCGAGAATGCCGAAGGCTACTTCCTCTCGCGTGCCGTCATGGAATGGTTCGCCGGCCATTATCTCGCGGATGCCGGTCACGCCACCGACTGGCGGGTCTCGCCGCTGCGTGCCGCCTCGCTCGCAGGCCTTGCGCCCGCGGTCGTGACCACCGCCTGGTTCGATCCGCTGCGTGACGAAGGCGCAGCCTATGCGCGGGCGCTGGAGGCCGCCGGCGTGCGGGTAAAGCATCATGAGGGCGCCGGCCTGATCCACGGCTATTTCGGCCTCGGGGACGCCTCCGAGGTCGCCCGTGCCGAAGCGCAGCGTGCACGCGCCGACTTCAAGGCGTTGCTCACGCACGGGGTCTAG